Genomic segment of Streptomyces longhuiensis:
GGTGGCGGCGACCGTCGCCTTCGTCTTCCTGCTCAACCCGTCGACGGGACCGGTCAACGAGGTCCTCGCGCACGTCGGCATCACCGGACCGAACTGGTTCAACGACGCCAACTGGGCCAAGCCGTCCCTGGTGATGCTCTCGCTGTGGGGCATCGGCGACCTGATGGTGATCTTCATGGCCGCGCTGCTCGACGTGCCCAAGGAGCAGTACGAGGCCGCGGAGCTGGACGGCGCGGGCGCCTGGTCGAAGTTCCGGTACGTGACCTGGCCGTCGATCACTCCGATCGTCATGTTCGCCGTCGTCACCGGCGTCGTACAGACGATGCAGTACTACACGCAGGCCCTGGTCGCCGGAAAGATCGCCTCCGGCGTCTCCATCGGCCCCGGCAGCGTCATCCAGCCCGGCTACCCGGACCACTCGACGCTCACCGTCCCGCAGCTCGTCTACTCGATGGGCTTCCAGAACTTCAACACCGGCGCGGCGTGCGTCCTCTCGCTCGTGCTCTTCGCCATCGCCATGGCCGTGACCATGCTGCTCATGCGCAAGCGCTCGGGCCTGCTCGCGGCGGAGGACTGATCAAGATGACGTCTACGACACTCAGCCCCGTACCGACCGCGGCTCCCGCGGACGCCTCGCGTGAGCCCGGCCCCGCCGCCGCACGCGCCCGCCGCAAGCGCGTCCTGCACTGGATCGCCGTGCACAGCGTCGCGATCGCCGTCGCGCTGCTGTTCATCCTGCCGTTCGTGTTCGTCTTCCTGACGTCCGTGATGAGCGACAGCCAGGCGATGAGCGGCGACCTGTGGCCGGACTCCTGGCACTGGGAGAACTACAAGGCCGTCTTCGAGACCGACGGCTTCCTCGACTGGTGGAAGAACTCCCTGCTCTACGCGGGCCTCGGGACGCTGCTCACCGTGTGCTCGGCGATCCCCGTCGCCTACGCGCTCGCCAAGTTCCGCT
This window contains:
- a CDS encoding carbohydrate ABC transporter permease; translated protein: MALTLSNPARRRLRTLGFLSPWLIGFSAFFAYPLIATVYFSFMHYNQIQKPDFVGLRNWKYVFEQMPLFGPALWNTLWLVVVMVALRVVFGLSLGLLITKIKTGAGFFRTAFYLPYLAPPVAATVAFVFLLNPSTGPVNEVLAHVGITGPNWFNDANWAKPSLVMLSLWGIGDLMVIFMAALLDVPKEQYEAAELDGAGAWSKFRYVTWPSITPIVMFAVVTGVVQTMQYYTQALVAGKIASGVSIGPGSVIQPGYPDHSTLTVPQLVYSMGFQNFNTGAACVLSLVLFAIAMAVTMLLMRKRSGLLAAED